One Gloeobacter morelensis MG652769 DNA window includes the following coding sequences:
- the ilvN gene encoding acetolactate synthase small subunit: protein MKHTLSVLVEDEAGALTRIAGMFARRGFNIESLAVGSAEQSGTTRITMVVAGDEQAVEQISKQLHKLINVLRVQNITTIPCVERELMLIKVNATTTTRSEIIELATVFRARIVDVAEESVTVEVTGDPGKMVAIIQMLTRFGIKEIARTGKISLTRESGVNTEFLRTQPPAATRV, encoded by the coding sequence GTGAAACATACCCTGTCGGTACTGGTGGAAGATGAGGCCGGCGCCCTGACGCGCATCGCCGGCATGTTCGCCCGGCGCGGCTTCAATATCGAGAGTCTGGCGGTCGGCTCTGCGGAGCAGTCGGGCACCACGCGCATCACGATGGTGGTGGCGGGGGACGAGCAGGCGGTCGAGCAGATTAGCAAGCAACTGCACAAGCTCATCAACGTGCTGCGCGTGCAGAACATCACGACCATTCCCTGCGTCGAGCGCGAACTGATGCTCATCAAAGTCAACGCCACCACCACTACCCGCAGCGAAATTATCGAACTGGCCACGGTCTTTCGGGCGCGCATCGTCGATGTCGCGGAGGAATCGGTCACTGTCGAAGTGACCGGCGATCCGGGCAAGATGGTCGCGATAATCCAGATGCTCACCCGCTTCGGCATCAAAGAAATTGCCCGCACCGGCAAGATTTCTTTGACGCGCGAGTCGGGGGTGAACACCGAATTTTTGCGCACCCAGCCGCCTGCGGCGACGCGGGTCTGA
- a CDS encoding NAD(P)/FAD-dependent oxidoreductase — protein sequence MTEKHVVVIGAGPAGLTAAYELSRLGVGATILERSVHVGGISRTASYKGFRFDIGGHRFFSKSQEIEDLWSEVLGARLLDRGRLSRIFYRNRFFDYPIRPLNALVNLGPATAALCVASYLKARVLPPREVRSFEDWTVRSFGRTLYEIFFKTYTEKVWGMPCSEISADWAAQRIKGLSMASLLRSMLLPKPKGRGAVIKTLIDRFRYPGCGPGEMWETVARLVTGRGHRLVFDAQVERIERGSTGLSRVWTADGRAYAGSDFLSTMPLRELVEALDPPAPSAVQTAARALGYRDFLTVALIVDQTLVFPDNWIYIHDPTVKMGRIQNFKNWSPEMVPDTRYTCLGLEYFCFEGDGLWSAPDSELVALGCAELAKLGLVDPAKVVDGTVVRQAKAYPVYDDHYRENVEAIRAFLEREAPNVQLIGRNGMHRYNNQDHAMMTGLLAARNIAAGGQYNLWAVNADAQYQEEIREGELDGGGRLVPERLKT from the coding sequence ATGACAGAAAAGCACGTCGTCGTCATTGGCGCGGGTCCCGCCGGACTGACCGCCGCCTACGAACTGAGCCGCCTCGGGGTAGGAGCGACCATCCTCGAGCGCAGTGTCCACGTAGGTGGGATCAGCCGCACCGCGAGCTACAAAGGCTTTCGCTTCGACATCGGCGGCCATCGCTTTTTCTCCAAATCCCAAGAAATCGAAGATCTCTGGAGCGAGGTGCTCGGAGCGCGCCTGCTCGATCGCGGCCGGCTTTCGCGCATTTTTTACCGCAACCGCTTTTTTGACTATCCGATTCGGCCGCTCAACGCGCTGGTTAACCTCGGTCCGGCGACCGCCGCTCTGTGCGTGGCGAGCTATCTCAAAGCACGGGTGTTGCCGCCGCGGGAGGTGCGCTCCTTTGAAGATTGGACGGTGCGCTCCTTCGGGCGGACCCTGTACGAGATTTTTTTTAAGACCTATACCGAAAAAGTCTGGGGAATGCCCTGCTCGGAGATTTCTGCTGACTGGGCGGCCCAGCGCATCAAGGGGCTTTCGATGGCCTCGCTGCTCCGCTCGATGCTCTTGCCCAAACCGAAAGGGCGCGGTGCGGTGATCAAGACCCTCATCGACCGCTTTCGCTATCCCGGCTGCGGTCCGGGGGAGATGTGGGAAACGGTCGCCCGGCTTGTGACCGGGCGCGGCCATCGGTTGGTTTTTGACGCGCAAGTCGAGCGCATCGAGAGGGGAAGTACAGGGCTATCGCGCGTCTGGACGGCGGACGGGCGCGCTTACGCAGGCAGCGATTTTCTTTCGACCATGCCGCTGCGCGAACTGGTGGAGGCCCTTGACCCGCCTGCCCCGAGCGCGGTGCAAACCGCCGCCCGCGCCCTGGGCTACCGCGATTTTTTGACCGTAGCGCTCATCGTCGATCAGACCCTGGTCTTTCCGGACAACTGGATCTACATCCACGACCCCACCGTCAAAATGGGCCGCATCCAGAACTTTAAGAACTGGAGCCCCGAGATGGTACCCGATACGCGCTACACCTGCCTGGGGCTCGAGTACTTCTGCTTCGAAGGCGACGGTCTCTGGAGCGCCCCAGACAGCGAACTGGTTGCCCTGGGCTGTGCGGAACTGGCCAAACTGGGCCTGGTGGACCCGGCAAAAGTGGTGGACGGCACCGTCGTGCGCCAGGCCAAAGCCTACCCGGTCTACGACGATCACTACCGCGAGAACGTCGAAGCGATCCGCGCCTTTTTGGAACGCGAAGCGCCCAATGTGCAGCTGATCGGCCGCAACGGCATGCACCGCTACAACAACCAGGATCACGCGATGATGACGGGCCTGCTCGCCGCGCGCAACATCGCGGCGGGCGGACAGTACAACCTCTGGGCCGTCAACGCCGATGCCCAGTATCAAGAAGAAATTCGCGAAGGGGAACTCGACGGCGGCGGTCGCCTGGTGCCCGAGCGGCTGAAAACCTGA
- the speA gene encoding biosynthetic arginine decarboxylase, with protein MQDWTIEDSAELYQIRGWGEPYFKINDKGNVAVLPRGEGGGGEIDLFHLVQDIQKRGLNMPLLIRFSDILADRIARLNECFVEAIREYDYPGVYKGVYPVKVNQQRHVVEEVVEFGRPFQFGLEAGSKPELLIALATLKTPGALIICNGYKDSEYIETALLAQRLGHTPFVVIERFHELTLLIEAAQKLGIRPLIGVRAKLTARGIGRWGDSTGDRAKFGLSAAEIMEVVAQLKAADLLSSLQLLHFHIGSQISAINVIKTALREASCVYVELAQMGAPMQYCDVGGGLAIDYDGSKTNFRASKNYNMQEYAYDVVAAFQDACRTKNVPVPTLISESGRAITSHQSVLVFDVMGVSHLQFGEPEAPARNEHAIIRNLYETYTQIGPDNVQEAFNDASQFKEEALSLFALGYLSLGERARAERLYWGCCEKILNLVRELDYIPDELADLEKNMASTYYCNFSVFQSAPDSWAIDQLFPIMPIHRLDEEPKARGTLADLTCDSDGKIDQFIDLRDVKGVLELHPVRPEEPYYLGMFLNGAYQEILGDMHNLFGDTNTVHIHLASDAPGEQSYRLEHVVKGDTMTEVLKYVQYDQEAMLESIRRETEQALRERRITLSESRLLLQHYERSLSGYTYLTSELQVELAAR; from the coding sequence ATGCAAGATTGGACCATCGAAGACAGCGCCGAGCTGTACCAGATCCGCGGTTGGGGGGAGCCCTACTTCAAGATCAACGACAAGGGCAACGTCGCCGTGCTCCCCCGGGGCGAAGGCGGCGGCGGCGAGATCGACCTGTTCCATCTGGTGCAAGACATCCAGAAGCGTGGCCTGAATATGCCGCTGTTGATTCGCTTCTCGGATATTCTGGCCGACCGGATCGCCCGGCTCAACGAGTGCTTTGTCGAAGCCATCCGTGAATATGACTATCCGGGCGTCTACAAAGGCGTCTACCCGGTCAAAGTCAACCAGCAGCGCCACGTCGTCGAAGAAGTGGTCGAATTTGGCCGTCCCTTCCAGTTCGGTCTGGAGGCAGGTTCCAAACCCGAACTGCTGATTGCCCTGGCGACTCTCAAGACGCCAGGGGCGCTGATTATCTGCAACGGCTACAAAGACAGCGAATACATCGAGACGGCGCTTCTGGCCCAGAGGCTGGGCCATACGCCTTTTGTGGTGATCGAGCGCTTTCATGAATTGACGCTGCTGATCGAGGCAGCCCAGAAGCTCGGCATCCGTCCGCTGATTGGCGTGCGCGCCAAGCTCACCGCCCGCGGCATCGGGCGGTGGGGCGATTCCACCGGCGATCGCGCCAAATTCGGCCTGAGCGCCGCGGAGATCATGGAGGTGGTCGCCCAACTCAAAGCCGCCGACTTGCTCAGCTCGCTGCAACTGTTGCACTTTCACATCGGCTCGCAGATCTCGGCTATCAACGTGATCAAGACGGCCCTGCGCGAGGCGTCCTGCGTCTATGTCGAACTGGCGCAGATGGGCGCTCCTATGCAGTACTGCGACGTGGGCGGGGGGCTTGCCATCGACTACGACGGCTCGAAGACCAACTTTCGCGCCTCCAAAAATTACAACATGCAGGAGTACGCCTACGACGTGGTGGCCGCCTTTCAGGATGCCTGCCGCACCAAAAACGTGCCGGTGCCGACTTTGATCAGCGAATCGGGCCGGGCGATCACCAGCCACCAGTCGGTGCTGGTCTTCGATGTAATGGGGGTGAGCCACCTGCAATTCGGCGAACCGGAGGCGCCCGCCCGCAACGAGCATGCGATCATCCGCAACCTCTACGAGACCTATACCCAGATCGGCCCCGACAACGTCCAGGAAGCCTTCAACGACGCTTCGCAATTTAAAGAAGAAGCCCTCAGCCTCTTTGCTCTGGGCTATTTGAGCTTGGGAGAGCGCGCCCGGGCGGAGCGGCTCTACTGGGGCTGCTGCGAGAAGATCCTCAATCTGGTGCGCGAACTGGATTACATCCCGGACGAGCTTGCGGACCTCGAGAAGAACATGGCTTCGACCTATTACTGCAACTTCTCGGTCTTCCAGTCCGCCCCCGATAGTTGGGCCATCGACCAGCTCTTTCCAATTATGCCCATCCACCGGTTGGACGAGGAGCCCAAGGCCCGCGGCACCCTCGCGGATCTCACCTGCGACAGCGACGGCAAGATCGACCAGTTCATCGACCTGCGCGACGTCAAGGGCGTGCTCGAACTGCACCCGGTCAGACCGGAGGAACCCTATTACCTGGGGATGTTCCTCAACGGCGCCTACCAGGAGATTCTGGGCGACATGCACAACCTGTTCGGCGACACCAACACGGTGCACATTCACCTGGCCTCCGACGCTCCGGGCGAGCAGAGTTACCGCCTCGAACACGTCGTCAAGGGCGATACGATGACCGAGGTGCTCAAGTACGTCCAGTACGACCAGGAGGCGATGCTGGAGAGCATCCGCCGCGAGACCGAGCAGGCGCTCAGGGAGCGGCGCATTACCCTCAGCGAATCGCGGTTGCTGCTGCAGCACTACGAGCGCTCCTTGAGCGGCTACACCTACCTCACCAGCGAACTCCAGGTCGAACTGGCCGCGCGCTAG
- a CDS encoding DNA/RNA non-specific endonuclease: protein MFRNIFSKRTGIVGAVLSALLLLTPKTSNAQTSSVHLTLGNPSGAVTSTSYPYNYLLIKSQYALSYSDYDKIPNWVSWQLNSSWLGSASRQNDFRPDSALPSGWYRVASDDYTNSGYDRGHMTPSADRTSSTQNNSATFLMTNILPQAPDNNQGPWAELEEYCRELVNQGKELYIIAGGDDNDNYFQSNYSGQYISVPSYVWKVIVVLDYPGQGVGGVNTNTRVIAVEMPNVQGIRDDDWRWYRVSVDHIEYYTGYNLLSNVSTSIQDVIEAQVDAG, encoded by the coding sequence ATGTTTCGCAACATTTTTTCGAAGCGCACAGGCATCGTCGGCGCAGTGCTCTCGGCGCTGCTTTTGTTGACTCCTAAAACTTCAAACGCCCAAACATCGAGTGTGCATCTCACCCTTGGTAATCCGAGTGGTGCCGTGACAAGTACCAGCTATCCGTATAACTATCTGCTGATCAAATCGCAGTATGCCCTTTCCTACAGCGATTACGACAAAATTCCCAACTGGGTGAGCTGGCAGCTCAACAGCAGCTGGTTGGGCAGTGCTTCGCGCCAGAACGATTTTCGGCCCGATTCGGCTTTGCCCAGCGGCTGGTACCGGGTGGCGAGCGACGATTACACCAACAGCGGCTACGACCGGGGGCATATGACCCCTTCGGCCGACCGCACCAGTTCGACGCAGAACAACTCCGCCACTTTTTTGATGACCAACATCCTGCCTCAGGCACCGGACAACAACCAGGGACCATGGGCGGAGCTTGAAGAGTATTGCCGCGAACTGGTCAATCAGGGCAAGGAGCTTTATATCATCGCCGGAGGCGACGACAACGACAACTACTTCCAGAGCAACTACTCCGGGCAGTACATCTCGGTTCCTTCCTACGTCTGGAAGGTAATCGTCGTGCTCGATTATCCAGGCCAAGGCGTGGGCGGCGTAAATACAAACACGCGGGTAATCGCAGTCGAGATGCCGAATGTGCAGGGAATTCGCGACGACGACTGGCGCTGGTATCGCGTGAGTGTCGATCACATCGAGTACTACACCGGTTACAACTTGCTGTCGAACGTGTCGACGAGTATCCAGGATGTCATCGAAGCCCAGGTAGACGCTGGATAG
- a CDS encoding immunity 49 family protein — protein sequence MSGAERQLRQDRIALHFLAYDLLALASLAYEQGMAVQVESDYLPLAIVQGKCAV from the coding sequence GTGAGCGGGGCTGAGCGCCAACTGCGTCAGGACCGGATTGCGTTACATTTTCTAGCTTATGACTTGTTGGCGTTGGCAAGTCTAGCCTACGAGCAGGGAATGGCTGTCCAGGTCGAATCGGATTACTTGCCACTGGCGATTGTTCAGGGAAAGTGCGCTGTTTAA
- a CDS encoding immunity 49 family protein encodes MHFPHHAAHLDSLQALYEQYKQQYAAALETLQRQQQNSLEQIYGAALGLAGCLAVLDNNDRELFQAIDRAALAMTDTLRLAQAPAGQRDAQLYTASNDVCLYTTGPTAFTHARHWIEGFCLAVAARRDIQLETLLEIPNELLRQSSTGAPEYAYLTIDALRAFSLRQPMQARRAQLALRSALQETQFDPQALQVRTSEVQLLVALLERNGTAFNDAMLKHLEAHREYWSAPGRRANPRGWLSIVGVGLATIFFKVGEALAVESPYLPDVLVRARFGG; translated from the coding sequence ATGCATTTTCCTCACCACGCCGCCCACCTGGACAGCCTGCAGGCGTTGTACGAGCAGTACAAACAGCAGTACGCCGCTGCGCTCGAAACGCTCCAACGTCAACAGCAAAACAGCCTGGAGCAGATCTACGGCGCCGCTCTCGGGCTGGCGGGCTGCCTGGCGGTACTCGACAACAACGACCGCGAGCTGTTCCAGGCGATCGACCGGGCGGCGCTCGCGATGACCGACACTTTGAGGCTGGCGCAGGCGCCTGCAGGGCAACGGGACGCGCAACTGTATACGGCGAGCAACGATGTCTGCCTGTACACCACCGGTCCGACCGCTTTCACCCACGCTCGCCACTGGATCGAGGGGTTTTGTCTGGCGGTGGCGGCTCGCCGGGATATCCAGCTTGAGACGCTGCTTGAAATACCCAACGAGTTGCTGCGCCAGTCGAGCACGGGGGCTCCCGAGTATGCGTATCTGACAATTGATGCGCTGCGCGCCTTTTCCCTGCGCCAACCGATGCAGGCGCGCCGGGCGCAGTTGGCGCTGCGCTCAGCGCTGCAAGAAACCCAGTTTGACCCCCAGGCGCTGCAGGTGCGCACCAGCGAGGTGCAGCTGTTGGTAGCCCTGCTGGAGCGCAACGGCACAGCCTTCAACGATGCGATGCTCAAACACCTGGAGGCGCATCGGGAATACTGGAGCGCCCCCGGCCGCCGGGCCAATCCGCGCGGCTGGCTGTCGATTGTCGGTGTGGGCCTTGCGACGATCTTTTTTAAAGTCGGTGAAGCGCTCGCAGTGGAATCGCCCTATCTGCCCGACGTTTTGGTCCGCGCTCGCTTCGGCGGTTGA